In Salinigranum marinum, one DNA window encodes the following:
- the fer gene encoding ferredoxin Fer, with the protein MDIQLPAVGPGVETDDEPEEELPPATVEYLDYRVVQQQGWDIDDDDLFEKAAAADLDERHYGVMEAPMKESLLRSAEDHGLKWPFQCRSGTCAMCAGVLKGGEAEMDMNLFLEDHEVEEMDLRLTCTCQPESDTVQVVFNAIQMEYVRDIAQNRG; encoded by the coding sequence ATGGACATTCAACTCCCAGCCGTCGGGCCTGGGGTCGAGACCGACGACGAACCCGAAGAAGAACTCCCCCCGGCGACGGTCGAGTACCTCGACTACCGGGTCGTCCAACAGCAGGGATGGGACATCGACGACGACGACCTCTTCGAGAAAGCGGCCGCGGCCGACCTCGACGAGCGCCACTACGGCGTCATGGAGGCCCCGATGAAGGAGTCGCTGCTCCGGTCGGCCGAGGACCACGGCCTCAAGTGGCCGTTCCAGTGCCGGTCGGGGACGTGTGCGATGTGCGCCGGCGTCCTCAAAGGTGGCGAGGCAGAGATGGACATGAACCTCTTCCTCGAGGACCACGAGGTCGAGGAGATGGACCTCCGGTTGACCTGTACCTGTCAGCCCGAGAGCGACACGGTGCAGGTCGTCTTCAACGCCATCCAGATGGAGTACGTCCGGGACATCGCACAGA